A part of Eremothecium sinecaudum strain ATCC 58844 chromosome VII, complete sequence genomic DNA contains:
- the SOP4 gene encoding Sop4p (Syntenic homolog of Ashbya gossypii AFR619W; Syntenic homolog of Saccharomyces cerevisiae YJL192C (SOP4)), producing MYGVNTMFNVLYLLAFIPFLCSAVTIKGRLDISPKDITHETVVRSSFKLYQVGNITGTPYKAQAYLKDIHGHFEFTDVPIEAGSTPTYYQLVPQSLDYNLKPNRVLIEIINNGNENNVTINAYQNIFGKEHFPSPDIIYPDELQKLDVDPDIVITYVQAVPWRSYYVSRNPGMFSSGPLASIVNSKYKLAAVITIIALMLLPILVEKFDPEVAQAVREQKLTKVKEQYGK from the coding sequence ATGTACGGTGTCAATACGATGTTCAACGTCCTATACCTGCTTGCGTTTATACCATTCCTATGCTCTGCCGTTACAATTAAAGGCAGGCTAGACATATCACCTAAAGATATCACTCATGAGACTGTTGTTCGATCTAGTTTTAAACTGTATCAAGTCGGAAATATCACAGGGACTCCATACAAGGCTCAGGCGTATTTGAAAGATATACATGGCCACTTTGAATTTACAGATGTGCCTATTGAGGCTGGTAGCACTCCTACATATTATCAGCTGGTGCCGCAATCACTAGACTACAATTTAAAGCCTAATAGAGTACTGATAGAGATTATCAACAATGGCAATGAGAACAATGTTACCATCAATGCTTATCAAAATATATTTGGAAAGGAGCATTTTCCATCTCCTGACATTATATATCCGGATGAATTACAGAAGCTAGATGTTGACCCGGATATTGTTATAACATACGTACAAGCGGTGCCCTGGAGGTCATATTACGTTTCAAGGAATCCTGGCATGTTCAGTAGCGGTCCACTTGCCAGTATAGTGAACTCCAAATACAAATTGGCGGCAGTTATTACGATAATCGCCTTGATGCTGCTTCCGATTTTGGTGGAGAAATTCGATCCGGAAGTTGCGCAGGCCGTTAGAGAACAGAAGTTAACCAAGGTTAAGGAACAGTACGGGAAATAG
- the RPS14B gene encoding 40S ribosomal protein uS11 (Syntenic homolog of Ashbya gossypii AEL152W; Syntenic homolog of Saccharomyces cerevisiae YJL191W (RPS14B) and YCR031C (RPS14A); 1-intron in Ashbya gossypii), which produces MAKDMAQNRDASQVFGVARIYASFNDTFVHVTDLSGKETIARVTGGMKVKADRDESSPYAAMLAAQDVAVKCKEVGITAVHVKIRATGGTKTKTPGPGGQAALRALARSGLRIGRIEDVTPVPSDSTRKKGGRRGRRL; this is translated from the exons ATGGCTAAAG ACATGGCTCAAAACCGTGACGCTTCCCAAGTTTTTGGTGTTGCTAGAATCTACGCTTCTTTCAACGACACTTTCGTCCACGTGACTGATTTGTCCGGTAAGGAAACCATCGCCAGAGTTACTGGTGGTATGAAGGTCAAGGCTGACAGAGATGAATCTTCTCCATACGCTGCGATGTTGGCTGCTCAAGACGTTGCGGTTAAGTGTAAGGAAGTCGGTATTACCGCTGTCCACGTCAAGATCAGAGCTACTGGTGGTACCAAGACCAAGACTCCAGGTCCAGGTGGTCAAGCCGCTTTGAGAGCTTTGGCTAGATCTGGTTTGAGAATCGGTCGTATCGAAGACGTTACCCCAGTTCCATCCGACTCTACCAGAAAGAAGGGTGGTAGAAGAGGTAGAAGATTGTGA
- the RPS22A gene encoding 40S ribosomal protein uS8 (Syntenic homolog of Ashbya gossypii AEL151C; Syntenic homolog of Saccharomyces cerevisiae YJL190C (RPS22A)), which produces MTRTSVLADALNAINNAEKSGKRQVLIRPSSKVIIKFLQVMQKHGYIGEFEYIDDHRSGKIVVQLNGRLNKCGVISPRFNVKINDMEKWTANLLPARQFGYVILTTSAGIMDHEEAHRKHVAGKILGFVY; this is translated from the coding sequence ATGACCAGAACCTCTGTACTAGCAGATGCTTTGAATGCCATCAACAACGCTGAAAAGTCCGGTAAGCGTCAAGTCTTGATCAGACCATCCTCCAAGGTGATCATCAAGTTCTTGCAAGTTATGCAAAAGCACGGTTACATTGGTGAGTTCGAATACATTGATGACCACAGATCTGGTAAGATTGTTGTTCAATTAAACGGTAGATTGAACAAGTGTGGTGTCATTTCCCCAAGATTCAACGTTAAGATTAACGATATGGAAAAGTGGACTGCGAACTTGTTGCCAGCTAGACAATTCGGTTACGTTATTTTGACCACCTCTGCAGGTATTATGGACCACGAAGAGGCTCACAGAAAGCACGTTGCTGGTAAAATCTTGGGTTTCGTTTACTAA
- the RPL39 gene encoding 60S ribosomal protein eL39 (Syntenic homolog of Ashbya gossypii AEL150W; Syntenic homolog of Saccharomyces cerevisiae YJL189W (RPL39); 1-intron in Ashbya gossypii), which yields MAAKKSFKIKQKLAKAKNQNRPLPQWFRLKTNNTIRYNAKRRNWRRTKMGI from the exons ATGGCT GCTAAGAAGTCCTTCAAGATCAAGCAAAAGTTGGCTAAGGCTAAGAACCAAAACAGACCATTGCCACAATGGTTCAGATTGAAGACCAACAACACCATCCGTTACAACGCTAAGAGAAGAAACTGGAGAAGAACCAAGATGGGTATCTAA
- the OLA1 gene encoding Obg-like ATPase (Syntenic homolog of Ashbya gossypii AEL192W; Syntenic homolog of Saccharomyces cerevisiae YBR025C (OLA1)): MPPKKQVEEKKVLLGRPGNNLKAGIVGLANVGKSTFFQAITRCPLGNPANYPFATIDPEEARVIVPSPRFEKLCEIYNPASKVPAHLTVYDIAGLTRGASKGEGLGNSFLSHIRAVDSIYQVVRCFDDAEIIHIEGDVNPVRDLEIINTELRLKDIEFANKHLEAIDKITKRGGQSLEVKQKKEEAILVKKIIELLESGQRVANQSWSPKEVEIINSMFLLTAKPSIYLINLSEKDFIRKKNKHLLKIKEWVDQYSPGDLIIPFSVCFEERLSHMSLEEADEECKNLGVQSALPKIITTMREKLELISFFTSGADEVREWTIRKGTKAPQAAGVIHNDLMNTFILAQVMKYEDVVEYKDDNAIKAAGKMQQKGKEYVVEDGDVIYFRAGAGKN, from the coding sequence ATGCCACCAAAGAAGCAAGTTGAAGAGAAAAAGGTTTTATTGGGCCGCCCTGGTAATAACTTAAAAGCTGGTATTGTCGGTTTAGCGAACGTTGGTAAATCAACTTTTTTCCAAGCAATTACAAGATGTCCATTGGGTAACCCAGCCAACTATCCTTTCGCTACTATTGATCCAGAAGAGGCTCGTGTTATTGTCCCATCTCCAAGATTTGAGAAATTATGTGAAATCTATAATCCTGCTTCTAAAGTTCCAGCTCATTTGACTGTTTATGATATTGCAGGTTTAACCAGAGGTGCAAGTAAAGGTGAAGGTCTAGGTAACTCTTTCTTGTCCCACATTAGAGCTGTTGATTCCATCTATCAAGTTGTTCGTTGTTTCGACGATGCTGAAATTATCCATATCGAAGGTGACGTCAATCCAGTTAGAGACTTGGAAATTATCAACACCGAATTGAGATTAAAGGATATTGAATTCGCCAACAAACATTTGGAGGCTATTGATAAGATAACAAAAAGAGGTGGTCAATCCCTTGAAGTTAAGCAAAAGAAGGAAGAGGCTATCCTAGTGAAGAAGATTATTGAGTTGTTAGAATCCGGCCAAAGGGTTGCAAACCAATCGTGGTCTCCTAAGGAAGTTGAGATCATTAACTCAATGTTTTTGTTGACTGCCAAGCCATCTATTTACTTGATCAATCTCTCTGAGAAAGATTTCATCAGGAAAAAGAACAAGCATTTGTTGAAAATCAAGGAGTGGGTTGACCAATACTCTCCTGGCGATTTGATCATCCCATTCTCTGTCTGCTTCGAAGAGAGACTATCTCACATGTCCCTTGAAGAGGCTGACGAGGAATGTAAGAACTTGGGTGTCCAATCTGCTTTGCCAAAAATCATCACTACAATGAGAGAAAAGCTAGAGTTGATTTCTTTCTTCACATCTGGTGCTGACGAAGTTAGAGAATGGACCATTAGAAAGGGTACTAAGGCCCCACAGGCTGCTGGTGTCATCCACAATGACCTAATGAACACCTTTATTTTGGCTCAGGTTATGAAGTACGAAGATGTTGTGGAATACAAAGATGACAATGCTATTAAAGCTGCAGGTAAGATGCAACAAAAAGGTAAAGAGTACGTTGTAGAAGACGGTGATGTTATCTACTTCAGAGCAGGTGCTGGTAAGAACTAA
- the SCO2 gene encoding putative thioredoxin peroxidase SCO2 (Syntenic homolog of Ashbya gossypii AEL191C; Syntenic homolog of Saccharomyces cerevisiae YBR037C (SCO1) and YBR024W (SCO2)) — protein MLSRTKLITGATLNLSRSLYYPVLSQKFFSTVQPRLQTPTKEPSTKRPLSRIPIGSKEPPSKVNKAGSIEFDTWKGLLLSFAIGGVLVYYFRKEKKRLETEKEAEANRGYGKPAVGGPFELVDFNGNEFTEKNLLGGFSIIYFGFSRCPDICPDELDKLSLWLDGLKQKGIELKPIFITCDPARDSPEILKQYLSEFHPDIIGLTGTYEQVKNACKQYRVYFSTPPNIKPGQDYLVDHSIFFYLMDPEGKFIDVLGRQYDEKTGIARIEEHVKAFVPQAERVKRKEKWYSFLFN, from the coding sequence ATGCTCTCGAGGACCAAACTCATTACAGGCGCTACGCTCAATTTAAGTAGATCACTCTACTATCCGGTACTATCGCAAAAGTTTTTCTCAACGGTTCAGCCTCGACTTCAGACACCAACAAAAGAGCCTTCCACGAAAAGACCCCTAAGTAGAATTCCTATAGGAAGCAAAGAACCTCCTAGTAAAGTGAACAAAGCTGGCTCTATTGAGTTTGATACATGGAAAGGTTTACTTCTGTCATTCGCTATCGGAGGTGTCTTGGTATACTACTTTAgaaaagagaagaagagaTTAGAAACAGAAAAGGAAGCAGAAGCTAACAGAGGATATGGTAAGCCTGCTGTCGGTGGACCATTTGAATTAGTGGACTTCAATGGAAATGAATTTACTGAGAAGAATCTTCTAGGTGGGTTTTCCATTATTTATTTTGGTTTTAGTCGTTGTCCTGATATCTGCCCTGATGAATTAGACAAGTTATCTCTATGGCTAGATGGTTTAAAGCAAAAGGGAATTGAACTAAAGCCAATATTTATTACTTGCGATCCCGCTAGAGACTCACCTGAGATTTTGAAACAATATTTGAGCGAATTTCACCCTGATATTATCGGGTTGACCGGTACTTACGAGCAAGTAAAGAACGCATGCAAACAATATAGAGTTTACTTTTCAACCCCACCAAATATTAAGCCTGGTCAGGACTACTTGGTGGACCATTCTATATTCTTCTATTTGATGGACCCAGAAGGTAAATTTATTGATGTCCTAGGAAGACAGTATGATGAGAAAACAGGTATTGCTAGGATTGAAGAACATGTTAAAGCGTTTGTTCCCCAAGCTGAGCGTGTTAAAAGAAAAGAGAAATGGTATTCTTTCCTATTTAACTAA